From Pseudodesulfovibrio sp. S3, one genomic window encodes:
- a CDS encoding transporter substrate-binding domain-containing protein, with protein sequence MRSRGRLRDITGSCCRVAAAYALLLLLLLTSPLVSMGAETVLLTTGEWPPYYSQNLPHGGLGNQIIAESFALEGIEVVYEYLPWRRALSEARTGPAVGSAGWLRLDEREKDFLFSESLFESQRVFFHRKDRPFDWTVLTDVQDLRVGVALGSADEYPLDGIMASGKGTLNVARSYASGMKMLAAGRIDVYACNLAVGLYEIKHSLSEKAARSITYHPRPIFKETNHLVLSLRVKDVQKLMDRFNRGLRRLKESPRYNEMVEFHLPIARSE encoded by the coding sequence ATGAGGAGCAGGGGAAGGCTCCGGGATATAACCGGATCATGCTGCCGGGTTGCGGCCGCATATGCACTTCTCCTGTTGCTGCTGCTGACCAGTCCGCTTGTCTCCATGGGGGCGGAGACCGTCCTGCTGACCACCGGTGAATGGCCTCCGTATTATTCGCAGAACCTCCCCCATGGCGGCCTCGGAAATCAGATCATCGCCGAAAGCTTCGCCCTTGAGGGCATCGAAGTCGTCTATGAATACCTGCCCTGGAGACGCGCCCTGAGCGAGGCCCGGACCGGTCCTGCCGTCGGTTCCGCCGGTTGGTTGAGGCTTGATGAGCGGGAAAAGGATTTCCTGTTCAGCGAATCCCTCTTCGAATCCCAACGGGTATTTTTCCACAGGAAGGACAGGCCGTTCGACTGGACTGTCCTGACTGACGTTCAGGATCTGCGCGTGGGCGTGGCCCTGGGAAGCGCGGATGAGTATCCCCTGGATGGAATAATGGCCTCGGGCAAGGGGACGCTGAATGTCGCAAGGAGCTATGCCTCGGGCATGAAGATGCTGGCGGCCGGACGTATCGATGTCTATGCCTGCAACCTGGCTGTAGGACTGTACGAGATAAAGCACTCGCTGTCGGAGAAGGCCGCACGGTCCATCACCTATCATCCGCGTCCCATTTTCAAGGAAACTAATCACCTTGTCCTGTCCCTGCGGGTGAAGGATGTCCAGAAGCTGATGGACCGTTTCAACCGGGGACTGCGTCGTCTGAAGGAATCCCCGCGCTACAACGAAATGGTCGAATTTCATTTGCCGATCGCTCGGTCGGAGTGA
- a CDS encoding UDP-glucose--hexose-1-phosphate uridylyltransferase, with amino-acid sequence MQFEDHPHRRLNQLTGEWVLVSPHRTRRPWQGQQEEPDRVALPAYDPGCYLCPGNGRAGGAVNPDYADTFVFTNDFAALLPEPPDDSGKDAGADDLLVAEPETGVCRVICYSPRHDLTLARLGAGQAARVVDVWCAEFAELGGRADIGYVQIFENRGAAMGCSNPHPHGQIWATRSVPMYPATEDVRQAAHLHDRDRCLLCSYLETELARQERVVFENESFVALVPFWALWPFETMILPKVHMRNILEMTQAQRADLADAMVRLNVRYDNLFQTSFPYSMGIHQAPTDGVEYPHWHFHIHYYPPLLRSQSVKKFMVGYEMLAMPQRDLTAEAAAARLREQAEVHYMEAD; translated from the coding sequence ATGCAGTTCGAAGATCATCCACACAGGCGGTTGAATCAGCTCACCGGAGAGTGGGTTCTGGTGTCGCCGCACCGGACCAGGCGGCCCTGGCAGGGGCAGCAGGAAGAGCCTGACAGGGTGGCCCTGCCTGCCTATGACCCGGGTTGCTATCTCTGTCCCGGCAATGGCCGGGCCGGAGGAGCGGTCAATCCCGACTATGCGGATACCTTTGTCTTTACCAACGACTTTGCCGCGCTCCTGCCCGAACCGCCCGATGACTCCGGCAAAGACGCCGGTGCGGACGATCTGCTGGTGGCCGAGCCTGAAACAGGCGTCTGCCGGGTGATTTGCTACTCTCCTCGCCACGATCTGACCCTTGCCAGGCTTGGGGCCGGTCAGGCCGCCAGGGTGGTGGATGTCTGGTGCGCCGAATTTGCCGAGCTGGGCGGCCGCGCCGACATAGGATACGTCCAGATCTTCGAGAACCGGGGGGCCGCCATGGGCTGTTCCAACCCCCATCCGCACGGCCAGATATGGGCCACCCGCAGCGTTCCCATGTACCCGGCGACCGAGGACGTCCGTCAGGCTGCGCACCTCCATGACCGGGACCGGTGCCTGCTCTGCTCCTATCTGGAGACCGAACTGGCCCGGCAAGAGCGGGTCGTTTTCGAAAACGAATCCTTTGTGGCCCTGGTTCCCTTTTGGGCGCTCTGGCCTTTCGAGACCATGATCCTGCCCAAGGTGCACATGCGCAACATCCTGGAGATGACCCAGGCCCAGCGGGCCGATCTGGCAGACGCCATGGTCCGGCTCAACGTGCGCTACGACAATCTTTTCCAGACCTCGTTTCCCTATTCCATGGGCATCCATCAGGCCCCGACCGATGGCGTCGAATATCCGCACTGGCATTTCCACATCCATTACTATCCCCCGCTTCTGCGCTCGCAGTCGGTCAAGAAGTTCATGGTCGGGTACGAGATGCTGGCCATGCCCCAGCGCGACCTCACGGCGGAAGCCGCTGCCGCCCGTCTGCGGGAGCAGGCCGAGGTCCACTACATGGAGGCGGATTGA
- a CDS encoding galactokinase family protein: MPTAETYLQALDRGGLDSTLTELYGTASLPVQRQRYHDLLRRMGEWHQGSPVILVNVPGRTELGGNHTDHNHGMVLAAGVHFDCLAVAASTGGTLIRVRSEGFSEVIEVDFEDLMPRPEEDGTAQALVRGVAAGFRSRGWPVGGFDACIASSVPIGAGLSSSAAFEVCVGQIFNHLFNRGERTSLDLAIVSREAENVFFGKPCGLMDQLACATQGILSIDFKDPSAPVVTELPFDFDLTEYQLTVVDTGGSHADLTPEYAAIPNEMGLAAKALGQEKARGLTIRQVLEQVGRVREAAGDRGVLRLIHFIEENDRAQKQAVALRAGDMPYFLRLVREAGDSSWRLLQNCISTANYLEQPIPLALALTDKFLSGNGACRVQGGGFAGTIQAYVPKVRFGEYGRFMETVFGPGSVMPLKIRRPGFDCIRLGKGVSG; encoded by the coding sequence ATGCCGACCGCTGAAACCTATCTTCAGGCCCTTGATCGCGGCGGCCTGGATTCGACCCTGACCGAGTTGTACGGGACGGCCTCCCTGCCCGTGCAGCGGCAGCGGTACCATGATCTTCTGCGACGCATGGGGGAATGGCATCAAGGTTCGCCCGTTATTCTCGTCAACGTTCCGGGCAGGACCGAGCTGGGCGGCAACCACACCGACCACAACCATGGCATGGTCCTGGCTGCGGGCGTTCATTTCGACTGCCTGGCTGTGGCCGCTTCAACGGGCGGGACCCTTATCCGTGTTCGGTCAGAAGGCTTTTCCGAGGTTATCGAGGTGGACTTTGAAGACCTCATGCCCCGCCCGGAAGAGGACGGCACCGCTCAGGCCCTGGTGCGCGGCGTGGCCGCCGGGTTCCGGTCGCGCGGCTGGCCTGTGGGCGGTTTCGATGCCTGCATCGCCAGCAGCGTGCCCATTGGGGCCGGGCTGAGTTCCTCGGCCGCCTTCGAGGTCTGCGTGGGGCAGATTTTCAATCATCTCTTCAATCGGGGAGAACGCACGTCCCTGGACCTGGCCATTGTCAGCCGGGAGGCGGAAAACGTCTTTTTCGGAAAACCCTGCGGGCTCATGGACCAGCTCGCCTGCGCCACCCAGGGCATATTGTCCATTGATTTCAAGGACCCTTCCGCGCCCGTGGTCACCGAATTGCCCTTTGATTTCGATCTGACAGAGTATCAACTCACGGTTGTGGACACCGGGGGAAGCCACGCGGACCTGACGCCTGAGTACGCTGCCATCCCCAATGAGATGGGACTGGCCGCCAAGGCATTGGGGCAGGAAAAGGCACGTGGACTGACCATCCGGCAGGTGTTGGAACAGGTCGGGCGTGTCCGCGAGGCCGCCGGAGATCGGGGTGTGTTGCGGCTCATACATTTCATCGAGGAAAACGACCGGGCCCAGAAGCAGGCCGTTGCGCTCCGGGCCGGGGATATGCCCTATTTCCTGCGTCTGGTCAGGGAGGCCGGTGATTCTTCCTGGCGATTGCTGCAGAACTGCATCTCCACCGCCAACTACCTGGAGCAGCCCATCCCCCTGGCCCTGGCCCTTACCGACAAGTTCCTGTCCGGCAACGGTGCCTGTCGGGTTCAGGGCGGCGGTTTTGCCGGGACCATTCAGGCCTATGTGCCCAAGGTCCGGTTCGGTGAGTACGGCCGGTTCATGGAAACGGTTTTTGGCCCGGGTTCGGTCATGCCGCTCAAGATCCGCAGACCCGGATTCGACTGCATCAGACTCGGCAAAGGGGTGAGCGGATGA
- a CDS encoding LacI family DNA-binding transcriptional regulator gives MSQFTIKDLARKLGVSPSTVSRALRDHPDISSATKRRVNEAAEKHHYQPNQLAQSLQKKRSNTIGVIVPEIRHHFFSNVISGIEEIAYEHGYTIMVCQSYENLAREVLNVQALVANRVAGLLIAISSETTRYEHLSGVIRQNVPLVQFDRVVEALDTGKVVVDDYAAAFGATEHLIASGYRRIGHLAGQEGIALNRHRFEGYRDALHAHGLAVEEKFYLHGGYREEDGRRGAELYLAMDELPDAILAINDPVAVGVFIRFKEAGIRIPADVALVGFSDTQAAALIEPALTTVYQPAFEMGRTAVSLLLRQIGEGVDFKPETVTLETELMVRGSSAPRGN, from the coding sequence ATGAGCCAGTTCACCATCAAGGACCTCGCCCGCAAGCTCGGAGTCTCGCCGTCCACAGTGTCCCGGGCCCTGCGCGACCATCCCGACATCAGTTCGGCCACCAAACGGAGAGTGAACGAGGCCGCCGAGAAACATCACTATCAGCCCAACCAACTGGCCCAGTCCCTGCAAAAAAAACGCAGCAACACCATCGGCGTTATCGTCCCGGAGATACGACATCATTTCTTCTCCAATGTCATCAGTGGCATAGAAGAAATAGCCTACGAGCACGGCTATACCATCATGGTCTGCCAGAGCTACGAGAATCTGGCCCGCGAGGTTCTCAACGTCCAGGCCCTGGTGGCGAACCGCGTGGCCGGGCTGCTTATTGCCATTTCTTCGGAGACGACCCGGTATGAACATTTGTCGGGCGTCATCCGGCAGAACGTTCCCCTGGTCCAGTTCGACAGGGTGGTGGAGGCGCTGGATACGGGCAAGGTGGTGGTGGACGACTATGCCGCCGCCTTCGGAGCCACCGAGCACCTCATAGCCTCCGGTTACCGGCGCATAGGCCATCTTGCAGGACAGGAGGGCATTGCCCTCAATCGGCATCGGTTCGAGGGATATCGTGACGCCCTGCATGCCCACGGCCTTGCCGTCGAGGAAAAATTTTATCTTCATGGAGGATACCGCGAGGAAGACGGCCGCAGAGGGGCCGAGCTTTATCTTGCCATGGATGAGCTGCCCGACGCCATCCTGGCCATCAACGATCCCGTGGCCGTGGGGGTGTTCATCCGGTTCAAGGAAGCCGGAATCCGCATCCCCGCTGACGTGGCCCTGGTGGGTTTTTCCGACACTCAGGCCGCCGCACTCATCGAACCCGCGCTGACCACGGTCTACCAGCCCGCCTTTGAGATGGGCCGCACGGCCGTGTCCCTGCTGCTTCGGCAGATTGGGGAAGGTGTCGATTTCAAGCCGGAAACCGTGACCCTGGAGACCGAACTCATGGTTCGCGGTTCTTCGGCACCGAGGGGAAACTGA
- a CDS encoding aldose epimerase family protein, protein MGIAQKQWGVARDGTPVDLFTLTAASGMEASIASYGGVVVRLTAPDRKGVMADVTLGYPSLDGYLDDQCFFGCLVGRVANRIANARFFLDGREHRLDQNHGSHHLHGGGRGFHSRVWRVESVTDGVEPELVLMYASLDGEQGYPGNLEARVMYTLTEDGLRLDFSATTDRLTVVNMTNHSYFNLSGQPGSDCLGHVLTLPAHRYIETDRELIPTGRLAEVDGTPLDFTDGVSMGSRIEANFPALCIGQGYDHFFVLDDDSEGVKLAASVHEPVSGRGMEVWTANPGVQFYCGNHIPERMAGKDGAVYGRRFGFCLEAQGFVDAPNRAGFPSVALEPGAVYRQSIMYKFFVK, encoded by the coding sequence ATGGGCATTGCGCAAAAACAATGGGGCGTCGCCCGCGACGGTACGCCCGTGGACCTGTTCACCCTGACTGCTGCGTCCGGCATGGAAGCGTCCATTGCATCCTATGGCGGAGTGGTCGTTCGCCTGACCGCCCCGGATCGGAAAGGCGTCATGGCCGACGTGACTTTGGGGTACCCGTCTCTGGACGGCTACCTCGATGATCAGTGTTTTTTCGGGTGTCTCGTGGGCCGGGTGGCCAATCGGATCGCCAATGCCAGATTTTTCCTGGACGGCCGGGAACACCGGCTCGATCAGAACCACGGCAGCCACCATTTGCACGGCGGAGGCCGGGGATTTCATTCCCGTGTCTGGCGGGTCGAATCGGTGACCGACGGGGTGGAGCCGGAGTTGGTTCTGATGTATGCCAGCCTTGACGGGGAGCAGGGGTATCCCGGCAATCTGGAGGCACGCGTTATGTATACCCTGACGGAGGACGGCCTGCGCCTGGATTTTTCGGCCACCACGGACAGGCTCACCGTGGTCAACATGACCAATCACAGTTATTTCAATCTGTCGGGTCAACCCGGCTCGGATTGTCTCGGCCATGTGCTGACTCTTCCGGCCCACAGATATATCGAGACCGACCGGGAGTTGATTCCCACGGGACGGCTGGCCGAGGTGGACGGAACCCCCCTTGATTTCACTGACGGCGTGAGCATGGGAAGCCGCATCGAGGCGAATTTCCCGGCGCTCTGCATCGGACAGGGGTATGACCATTTCTTCGTGCTTGATGACGACAGCGAGGGGGTCAAGCTGGCGGCTTCGGTCCATGAACCCGTGTCCGGACGGGGCATGGAGGTCTGGACTGCCAACCCGGGCGTGCAGTTCTATTGCGGCAACCATATCCCGGAAAGGATGGCTGGCAAGGATGGAGCTGTTTATGGTAGAAGGTTCGGGTTCTGTCTGGAGGCGCAAGGATTCGTCGATGCTCCCAATCGGGCCGGGTTTCCCTCTGTGGCCCTGGAACCGGGAGCCGTGTATCGGCAGTCAATAATGTACAAGTTTTTTGTGAAGTAG
- the ugpC gene encoding sn-glycerol-3-phosphate ABC transporter ATP-binding protein UgpC has product MANVQLRKVVKRFGDVEVVHGIDLDIMDSEFIVLVGPSGCGKSTVLRMIAGLEVISSGEISIGDRVVNQVSPKDRNVAMVFQNYALYPHMSVRENMGFSLKMRKESVADIETKVDEAARILELEPYLDRKPSELSGGQRQRVAMGRALVRSPDVFLFDEPLSNLDAQLRTQMRMELRKMHLRLSTTTVYVTHDQIEAMTLADRIVILKDGYIQQVGTPIEVFEQPDNVFVAQFIGNPPMNILEGTFRVLDGKRCVEVGKSRFPVTDGKAEALTDGAPVLAGLRPDSIKMGEGIEKLPKDWWCQGEVVVSEILGGHSHLEIVIDGENDLLAEVEGRVIAHPGEVVPIGFEFDRMVLFDPETTLAIR; this is encoded by the coding sequence ATGGCAAACGTACAATTGAGAAAAGTGGTCAAGCGGTTTGGTGACGTGGAAGTGGTCCACGGCATTGATCTCGACATCATGGACAGCGAGTTCATTGTCCTGGTGGGGCCGTCCGGGTGCGGCAAGTCCACGGTGTTGCGCATGATCGCGGGTCTGGAGGTCATCAGTTCCGGGGAAATTTCCATAGGTGACCGGGTTGTCAATCAGGTTTCGCCCAAGGATCGCAACGTGGCCATGGTCTTCCAGAACTATGCCCTGTACCCGCACATGTCCGTGCGCGAGAATATGGGCTTTTCCCTGAAGATGCGCAAAGAGTCCGTGGCCGACATCGAGACAAAGGTGGACGAGGCTGCGCGTATTCTGGAGTTGGAGCCGTATCTTGATCGCAAACCGTCCGAGCTTTCCGGCGGACAGCGGCAGCGCGTGGCCATGGGCCGGGCTTTGGTCCGCAGCCCCGACGTGTTCCTGTTCGACGAGCCTCTTTCAAACCTGGACGCCCAGCTCCGCACCCAGATGCGCATGGAGTTGAGGAAGATGCACCTGCGCCTGTCCACCACCACGGTATATGTCACCCATGACCAGATCGAGGCCATGACCTTGGCCGACCGTATCGTCATCCTCAAGGACGGCTACATCCAGCAGGTGGGCACGCCCATCGAGGTGTTCGAGCAGCCCGACAATGTTTTCGTGGCCCAGTTCATAGGCAATCCGCCCATGAATATTCTGGAGGGCACCTTCCGGGTTCTGGACGGAAAACGGTGCGTGGAAGTGGGCAAATCAAGATTTCCGGTCACGGACGGCAAGGCCGAGGCCTTGACGGACGGTGCTCCCGTGCTGGCAGGGCTTAGGCCGGATTCCATCAAGATGGGCGAAGGAATCGAGAAGTTGCCCAAGGATTGGTGGTGTCAGGGCGAAGTGGTGGTCTCCGAGATTCTCGGCGGTCACTCCCACCTGGAGATCGTGATTGACGGAGAGAATGACCTTCTCGCCGAGGTGGAAGGGCGCGTGATCGCCCACCCGGGCGAGGTGGTTCCCATCGGCTTCGAGTTCGACCGCATGGTCCTGTTTGACCCGGAGACCACCTTGGCGATTCGTTGA
- a CDS encoding extracellular solute-binding protein, translated as MKRILTSFLVLTAAMLLLLGCGEEPKEQQAEEAPAPTAEAPAPAPAKGNDLEIFSWWAGDEGPALEALIEIYKKQNPDVNVINATVTGGSGVNAKAVLKTRMLGGEPPDSFQVHAGQELIGTWVKADRMEDLTPLFEEQGWMDAFPEGLVKLIGTDKGIWSVPVNIHRSNVMWYVPANLEKWGVNPPKTWDEFFDAAAKLKAAGIIPLALAENWTANHLWESVALASMGADNWDALWSGKLAFDSPEGVKAWSLFGKVLENTNADASSLSWQQATDMVLDGRAAFNIMGDWAAGYMTTTKKLVPGEGYGWLSSPGTSGQFMFLADSFGLPKGSPHRDNAIAWLKVLGSKEGSDTFNPLKGSISARTDSDLSKYNGYLQSAAADFGKDRVVGSLAHGVAANETFMGGFASVMEMFLKSKSPEAAAKACAQLAEKAGI; from the coding sequence ATGAAAAGGATTCTGACAAGTTTTTTGGTGTTAACAGCAGCGATGCTTCTGTTGTTGGGTTGTGGTGAAGAGCCGAAGGAACAGCAGGCCGAAGAAGCTCCGGCTCCGACGGCGGAAGCTCCCGCCCCTGCTCCGGCCAAAGGCAACGACCTGGAAATCTTCTCCTGGTGGGCTGGCGACGAAGGCCCTGCTCTGGAAGCTTTGATCGAGATCTACAAAAAACAGAACCCCGACGTGAACGTGATCAACGCCACCGTCACTGGCGGTTCCGGTGTCAATGCCAAGGCGGTTCTCAAGACCCGCATGCTCGGTGGTGAGCCGCCGGATTCCTTCCAGGTCCACGCCGGTCAGGAACTGATCGGCACATGGGTCAAGGCTGACCGCATGGAAGACCTGACCCCCCTGTTCGAAGAGCAGGGCTGGATGGACGCCTTTCCTGAAGGGCTGGTCAAGCTCATCGGCACCGACAAAGGCATCTGGTCTGTTCCGGTCAACATCCACCGTTCCAACGTGATGTGGTATGTGCCCGCCAACCTGGAGAAATGGGGCGTGAATCCGCCCAAGACCTGGGACGAGTTCTTTGACGCCGCCGCCAAGCTGAAGGCCGCCGGGATCATTCCCCTGGCCCTGGCCGAGAACTGGACCGCCAACCATCTGTGGGAGTCCGTTGCCCTGGCCTCCATGGGTGCCGACAACTGGGACGCCCTGTGGTCCGGCAAGCTGGCCTTTGATTCCCCTGAAGGGGTCAAGGCGTGGAGCCTGTTCGGCAAGGTCCTTGAGAACACCAATGCCGACGCTTCCTCCCTGTCCTGGCAGCAGGCCACGGACATGGTCCTTGACGGCCGTGCAGCCTTCAACATCATGGGTGACTGGGCCGCCGGTTACATGACCACCACCAAGAAGCTGGTACCCGGCGAAGGCTACGGCTGGCTTTCCTCGCCCGGCACTTCCGGCCAGTTCATGTTCCTGGCCGACTCCTTCGGTCTGCCCAAGGGATCGCCGCACCGTGACAACGCCATTGCCTGGCTCAAGGTGCTCGGTTCCAAGGAAGGCTCTGACACGTTCAACCCGCTCAAGGGTTCCATCTCTGCCCGTACCGACTCCGACCTGAGCAAGTACAACGGCTACCTGCAGTCCGCTGCCGCCGATTTCGGCAAGGACCGCGTGGTCGGTTCCCTGGCTCACGGCGTTGCCGCCAACGAGACCTTCATGGGCGGATTCGCTTCCGTCATGGAGATGTTCCTGAAGTCCAAGAGTCCTGAGGCTGCCGCCAAGGCGTGCGCCCAGCTGGCCGAGAAGGCCGGGATCTAA
- a CDS encoding sugar ABC transporter permease: MILVGVFVYGFIGNTIWTSMTDWGGSGSLALEPEKNFIGLDNYIDLFTGFLGSGFRQDLVNAVYYSVLLLAGAVGLGMFIAILLDQKPRGEDVLRTIFLYPMALSFIVSGTIWRWLLAPQGGINILPTYVGLKPMTFSWLSSQAAILVFNWQDLLRILLFMAAFILILVGLFMLRRDQGRAIGRWLIPGIVIGAFVWLFGDIIPDALFMEEEHGFNMATLGIIMATIWQYSGYTMALYLAGFNGISQDLRDAAMLDGATQVGYYRHIAIPMLKPITISAVIILSHISLKMFDLIFAMTGPDNAQTGHPALTMYLTTFRSNDFARGAAIAIVLFLIAAMFIVPYLVGQYRQRGRD, translated from the coding sequence ATGATCCTCGTAGGCGTCTTTGTCTACGGGTTCATCGGCAACACCATTTGGACCTCCATGACCGATTGGGGCGGCTCTGGCTCGCTGGCGCTTGAGCCGGAAAAGAATTTCATCGGCCTGGACAACTATATCGACCTGTTCACCGGATTCCTGGGCAGCGGATTTCGCCAGGACCTGGTCAACGCGGTCTATTATTCCGTCCTGCTTCTGGCCGGAGCCGTAGGCCTGGGTATGTTCATCGCCATCCTGCTCGACCAGAAGCCCAGGGGCGAGGATGTCCTGCGGACCATATTCCTCTACCCCATGGCCCTTTCCTTCATCGTGTCCGGCACCATCTGGCGCTGGCTGCTCGCTCCCCAGGGCGGGATCAACATCCTGCCCACGTATGTGGGCCTCAAGCCCATGACCTTCAGCTGGCTCTCCAGTCAGGCCGCCATCCTGGTCTTCAACTGGCAGGATCTGTTACGCATCCTGCTCTTCATGGCCGCCTTCATCCTGATTCTGGTCGGCCTCTTCATGCTCAGGAGGGACCAGGGCCGGGCGATCGGGCGGTGGCTCATTCCGGGCATTGTCATCGGTGCGTTCGTCTGGCTGTTCGGGGACATCATCCCGGATGCCCTGTTCATGGAAGAGGAGCACGGCTTCAACATGGCCACGCTCGGCATCATCATGGCCACCATCTGGCAGTATTCGGGCTATACCATGGCCCTCTACCTGGCCGGGTTCAACGGCATTTCCCAGGATCTGCGCGACGCGGCCATGCTCGACGGGGCCACCCAGGTGGGCTACTATCGGCACATCGCCATACCCATGCTCAAGCCCATCACCATTTCCGCGGTCATCATCCTGTCCCACATCTCGCTCAAGATGTTCGACCTCATCTTTGCCATGACCGGACCGGACAATGCCCAAACAGGCCATCCGGCCCTGACCATGTATCTGACGACCTTCCGTTCCAACGACTTTGCCCGGGGCGCGGCCATTGCCATCGTGCTCTTCCTGATAGCGGCCATGTTCATCGTGCCGTATCTGGTCGGACAGTACCGGCAGCGGGGGAGGGACTAG
- a CDS encoding carbohydrate ABC transporter permease codes for MVRSKITPGSVFLYSILTVLALFFLMPAYMAAVTALKMPADISLPSAWELPPVFNWASFSEAIELLRPNFINSIILTICATFGSTMLGSLNGYVFSKWKFKGSDIVFTLFLFGMFIPYQVILIPLFQTLRAMNLYGGLPGLILAHIVYGLPITSLIFRNFYAQIPTALIESARLDGAGFFSIYLRIVFPLSIPGFVVTSLWQFTQIWNEFLWGICLTRHADNPITVGLAQLAGGQAVSWNLPMAGSIMAAVPVLCIYIFLGRYFIRGLLAGSVKE; via the coding sequence ATGGTACGTTCCAAGATCACCCCCGGCAGCGTGTTCCTGTACAGCATCCTGACCGTGTTGGCCCTGTTTTTCCTCATGCCCGCCTATATGGCGGCCGTGACCGCCCTCAAGATGCCTGCGGACATCAGCCTGCCCTCGGCTTGGGAGCTGCCGCCCGTGTTCAACTGGGCCAGTTTTTCCGAGGCAATCGAACTGCTTCGGCCCAATTTCATCAATTCCATCATCCTGACCATTTGCGCTACCTTCGGTTCCACGATGCTGGGGTCGCTCAACGGGTACGTCTTCTCCAAGTGGAAATTCAAGGGGTCCGACATCGTCTTCACCCTGTTCCTGTTCGGCATGTTCATCCCGTACCAGGTCATCCTGATTCCCTTGTTCCAGACCCTGCGGGCCATGAATCTGTACGGCGGTCTGCCGGGCCTGATCCTGGCGCACATCGTTTACGGGCTGCCCATCACCTCGCTGATCTTCCGCAACTTCTATGCCCAGATTCCGACCGCGCTCATCGAGTCCGCCCGACTGGACGGCGCGGGCTTCTTCTCCATCTATCTGCGCATCGTGTTCCCGCTTTCCATTCCGGGATTCGTGGTCACGTCCCTGTGGCAGTTCACCCAGATATGGAACGAATTCCTCTGGGGCATCTGTCTGACGCGCCATGCGGACAACCCCATCACCGTGGGGCTGGCTCAACTGGCTGGCGGTCAGGCGGTTTCCTGGAACCTGCCCATGGCCGGTTCCATCATGGCTGCCGTGCCCGTATTGTGCATCTATATCTTCCTTGGAAGATACTTCATTCGGGGGTTGTTGGCGGGTTCGGTGAAAGAATAG
- a CDS encoding tetratricopeptide repeat protein: MSDYPTILGVYSLQLDAELGTGGTASKHENVTYWYARQLSGTEFEIQPLNAHHVPSGVRSVLNEMDFLKQYTPEPTFYRIHTVPALETLKRKIQMGQEAFAEGKLDEAERQFIKALMIDDKNVDANYGLGEIYSEKKEFDKLKKVLDTLLGLDEAFTYEFRQKFNEFGISLRKNGHYDESIRYYEKSLEIVDTDENVYFNLARVFFEKGQYGPCVDNLEHALEINPGFIEAQKFVKYCRKNM; this comes from the coding sequence GTGAGCGATTATCCGACAATACTCGGCGTGTATTCCCTCCAACTCGACGCTGAGTTGGGAACCGGTGGAACTGCGTCCAAGCATGAGAACGTCACCTATTGGTATGCCCGACAGTTGTCCGGTACGGAGTTCGAAATCCAACCGCTCAACGCACACCACGTTCCTTCCGGGGTCCGCAGCGTCCTCAATGAAATGGATTTTCTCAAGCAATACACACCCGAACCGACCTTTTATAGAATCCACACGGTACCCGCCCTTGAGACGCTCAAGCGGAAAATCCAAATGGGCCAGGAAGCCTTTGCCGAAGGCAAACTGGACGAGGCCGAACGCCAGTTCATCAAGGCGCTGATGATCGACGACAAGAACGTCGACGCAAACTACGGACTGGGAGAAATCTACTCCGAAAAAAAAGAATTCGACAAACTGAAAAAAGTCTTGGACACCCTGCTCGGCCTGGACGAGGCCTTTACCTATGAGTTCCGTCAGAAGTTCAACGAATTCGGCATATCCCTGCGCAAAAACGGCCACTATGACGAATCCATACGGTATTATGAAAAATCCCTGGAGATCGTGGACACGGACGAAAACGTCTATTTCAACCTGGCACGGGTCTTCTTTGAAAAGGGACAATACGGCCCGTGTGTCGACAACCTGGAACACGCCCTGGAGATCAATCCGGGCTTTATCGAAGCACAGAAATTCGTCAAATACTGCCGGAAAAACATGTGA